A region of Streptomyces paludis DNA encodes the following proteins:
- a CDS encoding DUF4032 domain-containing protein, whose product MALQISATNPEQPAVLLDLPWHTPLDAWPEECLVALPRGISRHVVRFASAGPEVMAVKEISERGAVREFGLLRDLHRLGIPAVDPVAVVTGRQGPDGEPLEPALITRHLKGSLPYRAMFESTMRPSTVKRLMDALAVLLVRLHLAGFAWGDCSLSNVLFRRDAGAYAAYLVDAETGQLQQNLSTGQRDYDIELARVNIAGELMDLEASGALHPSVDPVPFGTAIVKRYEDLWHEVTRESVYPVGKRHYIDRRIRRLNDLGFDVAEMQIKRSPQGDTVTFLPKVVDAGHHQRQLLRLTGLDAEENQARRLLNDLESWMAGEDDYAPGDPLGARPEVLAHRWVRDVFRPTVRAVPLELRGDMDTAQIYHEVLEHRWYLSEAMGYDVGLEATVGDYIVNVLPRTVAAMEPKAAGTTDEAADLSP is encoded by the coding sequence ATGGCGCTCCAGATCAGCGCGACCAACCCCGAGCAGCCCGCTGTGCTGCTGGACCTGCCGTGGCACACACCGCTCGACGCGTGGCCGGAGGAGTGTCTTGTCGCGCTGCCGCGCGGTATCTCCCGCCATGTGGTGCGCTTCGCGTCCGCCGGGCCCGAGGTGATGGCGGTCAAGGAGATCTCGGAGCGGGGCGCGGTCCGGGAGTTCGGGCTGCTGCGGGATCTGCACCGGCTGGGCATCCCCGCCGTCGACCCGGTGGCGGTGGTGACCGGCCGGCAGGGACCGGACGGCGAGCCGCTGGAGCCCGCGCTGATCACCCGGCATCTGAAGGGGTCGCTGCCGTACCGCGCGATGTTCGAGTCGACGATGCGTCCGAGCACGGTCAAGCGGCTCATGGACGCGCTGGCCGTGCTGCTGGTCCGGCTGCATCTGGCCGGGTTCGCCTGGGGCGACTGCTCGCTGTCGAACGTCCTGTTCCGGCGGGACGCGGGGGCGTACGCCGCCTATCTGGTGGACGCCGAGACGGGCCAGCTCCAGCAGAACCTGAGCACCGGCCAGCGGGACTACGACATCGAGCTGGCGCGGGTGAACATCGCCGGTGAGCTGATGGACCTGGAGGCGTCGGGCGCGCTGCACCCGTCGGTCGACCCGGTGCCGTTCGGCACGGCGATCGTCAAGCGGTACGAGGATCTCTGGCACGAGGTGACGCGCGAGTCGGTGTACCCGGTGGGCAAGCGGCACTACATCGACCGGCGGATCCGGCGGCTCAACGATCTGGGGTTCGACGTGGCGGAGATGCAGATCAAGCGCTCGCCGCAGGGGGACACGGTCACCTTTCTGCCGAAGGTCGTGGACGCCGGCCACCACCAGCGCCAGCTGCTGCGGCTGACGGGGCTGGACGCCGAGGAGAACCAGGCGCGGCGGCTGCTGAACGACCTGGAGAGCTGGATGGCCGGCGAGGACGACTACGCGCCGGGCGATCCGCTGGGCGCCCGGCCGGAGGTGCTGGCGCACCGCTGGGTCCGCGATGTGTTCCGGCCGACCGTACGGGCCGTACCGCTGGAGCTGCGCGGCGACATGGACACGGCGCAGATCTACCACGAGGTGCTGGAGCACCGCTGGTACCTGTCGGAGGCGATGGGGTACGACGTGGGGCTGGAGGCGACGGTCGGGGACTACATCGTGAACGTGCTGCCGCGCACGGTGGCCGCGATGGAGCCGAAGGCGGCGGGCACGACGGACGAGGCGGCGGATCTGTCGCCTTGA